From the genome of Neomonachus schauinslandi chromosome 5, ASM220157v2, whole genome shotgun sequence, one region includes:
- the SOX8 gene encoding transcription factor SOX-8 — MLDMSEARAQPPCSPSGTASSMSHVEDSDSDAPPSPAGSEGLGRAAGAGGGGRGDAAEAADERFPACIRDAVSQVLKGYDWSLVPMPVRGGGGGALKAKPHVKRPMNAFMVWAQAARRKLADQYPHLHNAELSKTLGKLWRLLSESEKRPFVEEAERLRVQHKKDHPDYKYQPRRRKSVKTGQGDSDSGAELGPHPGSAVYKADAGLGDPHHHSDHTGQTHGPPTPPTTPKTDLHHGGKPELKLEGRRLADSGRQNIDFSNVDISELSSEVIGNMDTFDVHEFDQYLPLNGHSALPAEPGQPAAGSYGAASYSHSGAASIGASPVWANKGAPSASASPTEAGPPRPHIKTEQLSPSHYGDQSHGSPGRADYGSYGSQASVTTAAPAAAASSLTSSQCDYTDLQAPGYYSPYPGFPSSLYQCSYFHPSRRPYASPLLSGLSVPPAHSPPGNWDQPVYTTLTRP, encoded by the exons ATGCTGGACATGAGCGAGGCCCGCGCCCAGCCGCCCTGCAGCCCGTCCGGCACCGCCAGCTCCATGTCGCACGTGGAGGACTCGGACTCGGACGCGCCACCGTCGCCTGCCGGTTCCGAGGGCCTGGGCCGCGCGGCGGGCGCGGGGGGCGGCGGCCGGGGCGACGCGGCCGAGGCGGCGGACGAACGCTTCCCGGCCTGCATCCGCGACGCCGTGTCGCAGGTGCTCAAGGGCTATGACTGGAGCCTGGTGCCCATGCCGGTgcgcgggggcggcggcggcgcgctGAAGGCCAAGCCTCACGTGAAGCGGCCCATGAACGCCTTCATGGTGTGGGCGCAGGCGGCACGCCGCAAGCTGGCCGATCAGTACCCGCACCTGCACAACGCCGAGCTCAGCAAGACGCTGGGCAAGCTGTGGCG CTTGCTGAGTGAGAGTGAGAAGCGCCCCTTCGTGGAGGAGGCTGAGCGGCTGCGGGTCCAGCACAAGAAGGATCACCCGGATTACAAGTACCAGCCACGCCGCAGGAAGAGCGTGAAAACAGGCCAAGGCGACTCTGACTCTGGGGCCGAGCTGGGCCCCCACCCCGGCAGTGCCGTGTACAAGGCCGATGCAGGCCTTGGTGACCCGCACCACCACAGCGACCACACAG GGCAGACCCACGGGCCACCCACCCCGCCCACCACCCCCAAGACGGACCTGCACCACGGGGGCAAGCCAGAGCTGAAGCTGGAAGGCCGCCGCCTGGCGGACAGCGGGCGCCAAAACATCGACTTCAGCAACGTGGACATCTCAGAGCTGAGCAGCGAGGTCATCGGCAACATGGACACCTTTGATGTGCACGAGTTCGACCAGTACCTGCCCCTCAACGGCCACTCGGCCCTGCCCGCGGAGCCGGGCCAGCCCGCCGCTGGCTCCTATGGGGCTGCCTCCTACTCACACTCGGGGGCGGCCAGCATTGGGGCATCCCCCGTGTGGGCCAACAAGGGAGCCCCATCAGCCTCCGCGTCGCCCACCGAAGCGGGCCCCCCGCGGCCACACATCAAGACGGAGCAGCTGAGCCCCAGCCACTACGGTGACCAGTCGCACGGTTCTCCAGGCCGTGCCGACTACGGCTCCTACGGCAGCCAGGCCAGCGTCACCACGGCCGCCCCCGCCGCGGCGGCCAGCTCCCTCACCAGCTCGCAGTGCGACTACACCGACCTGCAGGCCCCCGGCTACTACAGCCCGTACCCGGGCTTCCCATCCAGCCTCTACCAGTGTTCCTACTTCCACCCTTCTCGTCGGCCCTACGCCTCGCCCCTGCTCAGTGGCCTCTCCGTGCCGCCTGCCCACAGCCCGCCTGGCAACTGGGACCAGCCCGTGTACACTACCCTGACCAGGCCCTGA